Below is a window of Chloroflexota bacterium DNA.
CTTGAGCAGGCGCAACAGCCGCTCGCGCTCCTCGGCTTTTATCTGGTGCCCCAGCCTGTCGGGCGGGATGCCAGTCAGCCGGATAAAGGGATCAACCATCTTGTGGGGCAGCAGCCCGTCGAGGATGTGGCGGTAGGTACGCCTTCCGTAGCGGTCGAAGTCACGCTGCAGCCGCTGGCGCAGTTGTTCCTCATCGAAGGTCGGGAAGAGATCGATGGAGATACTGACAGGGCCATGCTCCAGCGCATCGACGACAGCCAGGCTCATCAGCAGGGTTATCGGCCCGCTGATGCCGAAGTGGGCCATCATCACCTCGCCAGTGCGGCTTTCGATGATGGGGGGCGGCGGTTTCTTGCCAGCTATGCCACGTCCATAATCCCTGGTTGGGGTCAGAGACGGATTGATCTCATCGGCGGGGCACTGATAGGCAGTGAGGCGTACATGGTGCAGGCTGACTCCCTGCATGCTCTTGGCCAGTTCTGCCTCACCGACAATAAGAGGAACCAGAGCGGGACGCAATTTGACGATGGTATGGCCGATGGCAGCCGCCAGGCGATAGCTATCACCGCTGGAGCCGGTCTCGGGATAGGAAGCGCCTCCAGCGGCCAGGACCACGGCGGCCGCGCGATGCTCCTCCTGCTCTGTCCGGACGCTGACTATCTTCCCCTTTTCAACCCGTATGGAGGCCACCGGGGCGCGGGCCAGTGTTCGGACATTGCCATTGGATATGTACTGCTCCAGGGCTCTGACAACATCGCTGGCATCGCCGGAGGCGGGGAAAATCCGCCCATCCGGTTCGGTTTCAGTCTCCACGCCATAGCGGCCCAGGAGCGCCAGCAGGTCATGGCGGAAGAAATGGCCAAACGCAGGGTAAAGAAACCGTCCGTTGGGGCCATACATCGGGATGAAGTCATCCAGTTCCCTGGCGTTGGTCAGGTTGCAGCGGGTCTTGCCGCTGAGGCGGAGTTTGTTGCCAGGGCGCTCCGTCTTCTCTAGCAGAAGGACGCTAGCACCAAGCTCGGCCGCCCGTCCGGCGGCTATCATGCCGCTGGCCCCCCCGCCAATGATGATGACCTGCTTTGCTATC
It encodes the following:
- a CDS encoding NAD(P)/FAD-dependent oxidoreductase — protein: MIAKQVIIIGGGASGMIAAGRAAELGASVLLLEKTERPGNKLRLSGKTRCNLTNARELDDFIPMYGPNGRFLYPAFGHFFRHDLLALLGRYGVETETEPDGRIFPASGDASDVVRALEQYISNGNVRTLARAPVASIRVEKGKIVSVRTEQEEHRAAAVVLAAGGASYPETGSSGDSYRLAAAIGHTIVKLRPALVPLIVGEAELAKSMQGVSLHHVRLTAYQCPADEINPSLTPTRDYGRGIAGKKPPPPIIESRTGEVMMAHFGISGPITLLMSLAVVDALEHGPVSISIDLFPTFDEEQLRQRLQRDFDRYGRRTYRHILDGLLPHKMVDPFIRLTGIPPDRLGHQIKAEERERLLRLLKSLCFNIKGPLSMAVATVTAGGVSLKEIDPQTMASRLVNGLYLCGEVLDLDADTGGYNLQAACSTGYVAGENAAIRAIGRAG